One region of Thermus filiformis genomic DNA includes:
- the cobA gene encoding uroporphyrinogen-III C-methyltransferase — protein MGRVYLVGAGPGDPELLTLKAYRLLKEAPVVLYDRLVDGRILDLVPGEKVYVGKGEGEGEKQEEIHRLLLRYARTHPYVVRLKGGDPFVFGRGGEEVLFLLRHGVPVEVVPGVTSLLAAGLPLTHRGLAHGFAAVAGVLEGGGYPDLKPFAQVPTLVVLMGVKRRVWIAQELLRLGRSPLEPTLFVERASTPRERRIPASLWEVAEGRVAVEAPALWILGEVVRVFTEAKERLVQEALALGG, from the coding sequence ATGGGTAGGGTCTACCTGGTGGGGGCGGGCCCGGGGGACCCGGAGCTCCTCACCCTCAAGGCCTACCGGCTCCTAAAGGAGGCCCCCGTGGTCCTCTACGACCGGCTGGTGGACGGCCGCATCCTGGACCTGGTCCCGGGGGAGAAGGTGTACGTGGGCAAGGGGGAGGGGGAAGGGGAGAAGCAGGAGGAGATCCACCGCCTCCTCCTCCGGTACGCCCGCACCCACCCCTACGTGGTCCGCCTCAAGGGGGGAGACCCCTTCGTCTTCGGCCGGGGCGGGGAGGAGGTCCTCTTCCTCCTCCGGCACGGGGTCCCGGTGGAGGTGGTCCCCGGGGTGACGAGCCTCCTCGCCGCCGGCCTGCCCCTCACCCACCGGGGCCTCGCCCACGGCTTCGCCGCCGTGGCCGGGGTGCTGGAGGGGGGCGGCTACCCGGACCTTAAGCCCTTCGCCCAGGTCCCCACCCTGGTGGTCCTCATGGGGGTGAAGCGGAGGGTCTGGATCGCCCAAGAGCTCCTCCGCCTGGGGCGAAGCCCCCTAGAGCCCACCCTCTTCGTGGAGCGGGCCTCCACCCCAAGGGAGCGCCGCATCCCGGCTTCCCTATGGGAAGTGGCCGAAGGCCGGGTGGCGGTGGAGGCCCCGGCGCTTTGGATCCTGGGCGAGGTGGTGCGGGTCTTTACCGAGGCCAAGGAACGGCTCGTCCAAGAAGCCCTAGCGCTTGGAGGTTAG
- the sat gene encoding sulfate adenylyltransferase, protein MVETLPALAIGEDERLDLENLATGAFHPVRGFMTREEVRSVAHEMRLPTGEVWTIPILLQFRERPKVGPKDTVALVQGGERVALLQVEEAYELDLEEVAEKVFGTASQAHPGVARLYAKGPYALGGRVEVLKPRPRGPLERTPEEVRTFFRERGWRKVVAFQTRNAPHRAHEYLIRLGLELADGVLVHPILGAKKADDFPTEVIVKAYQALLEGFLPQERVALFGLATPMRYAGPKEAVFHALVRKNFGATHFLVGRDHAGVGDFYDPYAAHRIFDALPPLGIEIVKVGAVFHCPLCGGIASERTCPEAHREKRLSISMTRVRALLREGKAPPPELVRPELLPVLRQGIG, encoded by the coding sequence GTGGTGGAAACCCTTCCTGCTCTGGCGATCGGGGAGGACGAAAGGCTGGACCTTGAGAACCTGGCCACGGGGGCCTTCCACCCCGTGCGGGGCTTCATGACCCGGGAGGAGGTCCGCTCCGTGGCCCACGAGATGCGCCTGCCCACGGGGGAGGTCTGGACCATCCCCATCCTCCTGCAGTTCCGGGAAAGGCCCAAGGTGGGCCCGAAGGACACCGTGGCCCTGGTCCAGGGGGGCGAGCGGGTAGCCCTCCTCCAGGTGGAGGAGGCCTACGAGCTGGACCTCGAGGAGGTGGCCGAGAAGGTCTTCGGCACCGCCAGCCAGGCCCACCCCGGGGTGGCCCGGCTCTACGCCAAGGGCCCTTACGCCCTGGGGGGGCGGGTGGAGGTGCTAAAACCCCGCCCTCGAGGACCCCTGGAAAGGACTCCCGAAGAGGTCCGGACCTTCTTCCGGGAGCGGGGCTGGAGGAAGGTGGTGGCCTTCCAGACCCGGAACGCCCCCCACCGGGCCCACGAGTACCTGATCCGGCTCGGCCTGGAGCTCGCCGACGGGGTGCTGGTCCACCCCATTTTGGGGGCCAAGAAGGCGGACGACTTCCCCACGGAAGTCATCGTGAAGGCCTACCAGGCCCTTCTGGAAGGGTTTTTGCCCCAGGAGCGGGTGGCCCTCTTCGGCCTGGCCACCCCCATGCGCTACGCCGGGCCCAAGGAGGCCGTCTTCCACGCCCTGGTGCGGAAGAACTTCGGGGCCACCCACTTCCTGGTGGGCCGGGACCACGCCGGGGTGGGGGACTTCTACGACCCCTACGCCGCCCACCGCATCTTTGACGCCCTCCCCCCCTTGGGCATTGAGATCGTGAAGGTGGGGGCGGTCTTCCACTGCCCCCTTTGCGGCGGCATCGCCTCGGAGAGGACCTGCCCCGAGGCCCACCGGGAGAAGCGGCTTTCCATCAGCATGACCCGGGTGCGGGCCCTCCTGCGGGAGGGGAAGGCCCCGCCCCCGGAGCTGGTGCGCCCCGAGCTCCTCCCTGTTCTGCGCCAGGGGATAGGTTGA